In Theropithecus gelada isolate Dixy chromosome 13, Tgel_1.0, whole genome shotgun sequence, one DNA window encodes the following:
- the PKDCC gene encoding extracellular tyrosine-protein kinase PKDCC produces MRRRRAAVAAGFCASFLLGSVLNVLFAPGSEPPRPGQSPEPSPAPGPGRRGGRGELARQIRARYEEVQRYSRGGPGPGAGRPERRRLMDLAPGGPGLQRPRPPWARPLPDGAPGWPPAPGPGSPGPGPRLGCAALRNVSGAQYVGSGYTKAVYRVRLPGGAAVALKAVDFSGHDLGSCVREFGVRRGCYRLAAHKLLKEMVLLERLRHPNVLQLYGYCYQDSEDIPDTLTTITELGAPVEMIQLLQTSWEDRFRICLSLGRLLHHLAHSPLGSVTLLDFRPRQFVLVDGELKVTDLDDARVEETPCAGSADCILEFPARNFTLPCSAHGWCEGMNEKRNLYNAYRFFFTYLLPHSAPPSLRPLLDSIVNATGELAWGVDETLAQLEKVLHLYRSGQYLQNSTASSSTEYQRIPDSTIPQEDYRCWPSYHHGGCLLSVFNLAEAVDVCESHAQCRAFVVTNQTTWTGRQLVFFKTGWSQVVPDPNKTTYVKASG; encoded by the exons ATGCGGCGCCGGCGGGCGGCAGTGGCCGCGGGTTTCTGCGCCTCCTTCCTGCTGGGCTCCGTCCTCAACGTGCTCTTCGCTCCGGGCTCGGAGCCTCCGAGGCCAGGCCAGTCCCCTGAGCCTTCGCCGGCCCCGGGCCCGGGCCGTCGCGGGGGCCGCGGGGAGCTGGCCCGGCAGATCCGGGCGCGCTACGAGGAGGTGCAGCGCTATTCCCGCGGGGGCCCCGGGCCCGGGGCGGGCCGGCCGGAGCGGCGGCGCCTGATGGACCTGGCTCCGGGCGGGCCCGGCCTGCAGCGCCCCCGGCCCCCTTGGGCCCGGCCCCTGCCCGACGGCGCCCCAGGCTGGCCCCCGGCTCCTGGCCCAGGCTCCCCCGGCCCGGGCCCGCGCCTGGGCTGCGCCGCGCTTCGCAATGTGTCCGGCGCACAGTACGTGGGCTCAGGCTACACCAAGGCCGTGTACCGGGTCCGCCTGCCCGGCGGCGCCGCGGTGGCGCTCAAGGCGGTGGACTTCAGCGGCCACGATCTGGGCAGCTGCGTGCGCGAGTTCGGGGTACGGAGGGGCTGCTATCGGCTGGCGGCCCACAAGCTGCTTAAGGAGATGGTGCTGCTGGAGCGGCTGCGGCACCCCAACGTGCTGCAG CTCTATGGCTACTGCTACCAGGACAGCGAGGACATCCCAGACACCCTGACCACCATCACGGAGCTGGGCGCCCCTGTAGAAATGATCCAGCTGCTGCAAACTTCCTGGGAGGATCGATTCCGA ATCTGCCTGAGCCTGGGCCGCCTCCTCCACCACCTGGCCCACTCCCCACTGGGCTCCGTCACTCTGCTGGACTTCCGCCCGCGGCAGTTTGTGCTGGTGGATGGGGAGCTCAAGGTGACGGACCTGGATGACGCACGTGTGGAGGAGACGCCGTGTGCAGGCAGTGCTGACTGCATACTCGAATTTCCGGCCAGGAACTTCACCCTGCCCTGCTCAGCCCACGGCTGGTGCGAGGGCATGAACGAGAAGCGGAACCTCTATAATGCCTACAG GTTTTTCTTCACATACCTCCTGCCTCACAGTGCCCCGCCTTCACTGCGTCCTCTGCTGGACAGCATTGTCAACGCCACAG GAGAGCTCGCCTGGGGGGTGGACGAGACCCTGGCCCAGCTGGAGAAGGTGCTGCACCTGTATCGGAGCGGGCAGTATCTGCAGAACTCCACGGCAAGCAGCAGTACTG AGTACCAGCGCATCCCAGACAGCACCATCCCCCAGGAGGACTACCGCTGCTGGCCATCCTACCACCATGGGGGCTGCCTCCTTTCAGTGTTCAACCTGGCTGAGGCTGTGGATGTCTGTGAGAGCCATGCCCAGTGTCGGGCCTTTGTGGTCACCAACCAGACCACCTGGACAG gtcgGCAGCTGGTCTTTTTCAAGACTGGATGGAGCCAAGTGGTCCCTGATCCCAACAAGACCACATATGTGAAGGCCTCAGGCTGA